The genomic interval TTTCCGGTATCTCAGCGCATAGACCTCTATCTGAAACCAGAATTTTTATTCCAAAAAAATTTCGATGTTAATGTCTACGGACCCGGAAGCGATTTTAATAGTCATTTTCTCTATTTCCGGCTTTGTTTTGGAATTAGAATCAATTTGAACAATGAAATTGAGTAAATTCAAGCTGTAAAGTTTGAAAAGATGATTAAAAATAAATTAAGTGCATTGATTTTTGCACCTGGATTGGTAAGTGCTTCGTTCAGTTTTGCGCAGTGTTTTGACAATACAACTGTCACAATTACCCAAACAGATTGTATCCCATGCGATGATCAGACTTGGGTATTGAAATTCGAAGATAATTTTGATAGAAAAGAATTAGGTTCTAAAAACTGGGAAATTCCTTATCAAGGAGTTTTGGCTGGGTATGATTTTTCAAATAGTGGCTCGAAAACATGGTATGCCAATACGGGCTCAACTCCAAGTCTTCCTCCCTCCAATAATATAGCCATTGAAAATGGGGTGCTAAAATTAATTGCACGAAAAGAAAGTAGCCCAATAGCTGGAAAGTATGTAGTAAATTGGGGGACTAATCCCCCAACAAAAGATTCTTCTTCCTTCCAATATTCTTCCGTATGGGTTGATTCAAAGGGAATGCTTGGATACGGAAAGTATGAAACACGGATTAAAATTCCTACTACAAAAGGAATTTGGCCTGCGTTTTGGTTGTATGGAGCGAATCCGAACGAAGAATTTGACATTTTTGAAATGAAGGGGAAAGACCAGCTCAATTACATTGGGATGTGCATTGTCCAAGTAATTGCTCAAGTGTAGGGGGCTGGGCAACTGCTTCTTCCGGAAATTTTGTTTCGGGGTTTAATAGCGTAATGGGAGAATGGAGCCCAGGAATGTTCTTTTGGTATTGTAATGGTCGACAGTTTCAAGGTTGGCTTGGTGATTTAAATTATCAGGCGAATTTGATTGCAAACTTAAATTTAAATGGAAATAATGGTCCATTTCCACCTGCTATTGACGCTACAACGCCTTATCCATCCACTTTTGAAATTGATTATATTCGAGTCTTTAATAAAATCAATTGTCAGCAAACTATTAATATTTGTAATTATAATCATATTTTAACGAGCCCGACAGTATTGACAGGATCTCAGATTACACTTGGTGGAGCCTCGTGTTTTGGAGCTGTTTTGGAGAGCACGGAGAATTTGGATTTGATAGCGACTGATAATATCCAATTACTGCCTGGAGCAGACATGCGAGGTCTTTTTTCAGCAAAAATAATCAATTGTCCAGGTGTTCCGAAGAATACATCTGAATATCCGCAAGACGATCATTTTCCTGGCAATTCAGAAAATAATGGGGATGTGTCGTTTACAGAAGATTTGAATAAATCAGCCAATTCACCAAATACGGATGATAAAGCAATTATGGGACCAGTCGAACAAAGAGAGGAATCGTTTTATACGAAGATTTATCCTAATCCGACACAAGGAAAAATAAACATTGAGTTTGAAGGACGTATTTTTGGAGAAGTTGAAATTCAATTGATAAATAGCATGGAACAGATCGTGTTTACAAAATCAGGAATAAAGGAAAACTTCCATATTGATATTGCACACTTACCAAAAGGTATTTATTATTTGGTTGGTAACTTTGGAGAAAATAGCATTTCTGAAAAGATAATTTTAGAATAAACAGATGATAAAAGTAAATCAGATACTCATTTTAGTTGCGTTCCTGTTTGGGAGTTTGAATTCTTATGCTCAAACTAAGGATTCCATTTCCAAACCAAAAGCCTCATTTTGTTCGAAGAACGAATTAGGAGGTTTAATTGGAATTGGTCGTATTAAAGATCCGAATGATTATGTTGTAAGGAACCTGGAGTGGGCATTGGAACTGACAAGTATCAATGGAATTCGTTACAACCCTTGGTTTGTAGGCATTGGAGTGGGCATACGCAGCTGGCGGGGGGGTGGTTTTGGCTTTCCGCTTTTTGGTCATGTCTCGTTAGACTTGTGGAAAACAGGTCTTTTTATCCATGGAGATATAGGGTATCAATTCGGAATACGTAAAAATTATTTTGGAGTTCATGAGACAGGAGGATTTTATGCCGCTTATGGACTTGGTTATAATTTCGCTATCAAAAGACAATCTTTGTATGTGAAGGCTAGCATTTGTCATCAGAAAGCGAATGCGGAAGATAAGTATGGTGGTTTGGGACCAAGTACTTATCAAACATATAATGATATGGATTATTTATTTTGTCGAATAAGTTTGGGAATTCAATTTTCTAAATAAACAGTGATTTAAGATCCAAAATGGTGTTTGCTTTGACAGACAACCTTTAAAAGAAGGTGATGATCCAATTATTCCTTTTATCTTCATAGATTCAATGAAATCTATAATTAAACCAATGAAAAGAATACAGATACTAATAATTTTTTCGTTCTTGATGGGGAATGAAGCCATCGCGCAGTGTTTTGACAATACAACTGTCACAATTACCCAAACAGATTGTATCCCATGCGATGATCAGACTTGGGTATTGAAATTCGAAGATAATTTTGATAGAAAAGAATTAGGTTCTAAAAACTGGGAAATTCCTTATCAAGGAGTTTTGGCTGGGTATGATTTTTCAAATAGTGGCTCGAAAACATGGTATGCGAATACGGGCTCAACTCCAAGTCTTCCTCCCTCCAATAATATAGCCATTGAAAATGGGGTGCTAAAATTAATTGCACGAAAAGAAAGCAGCCCAATAGCTGGAAAGTATGTAGTAAATTGGGGGACTAATCCTCCAACAAAAGATTCTTC from Fluviicola taffensis DSM 16823 carries:
- a CDS encoding glycoside hydrolase family 16 protein; amino-acid sequence: MIKNKLSALIFAPGLVSASFSFAQCFDNTTVTITQTDCIPCDDQTWVLKFEDNFDRKELGSKNWEIPYQGVLAGYDFSNSGSKTWYANTGSTPSLPPSNNIAIENGVLKLIARKESSPIAGKYVVNWGTNPPTKDSSSFQYSSVWVDSKGMLGYGKYETRIKIPTTKGIWPAFWLYGANPNEEFDIFEMKGKDQLNYIGMCIVQVIAQV
- a CDS encoding T9SS type A sorting domain-containing protein; the encoded protein is MHCPSNCSSVGGWATASSGNFVSGFNSVMGEWSPGMFFWYCNGRQFQGWLGDLNYQANLIANLNLNGNNGPFPPAIDATTPYPSTFEIDYIRVFNKINCQQTINICNYNHILTSPTVLTGSQITLGGASCFGAVLESTENLDLIATDNIQLLPGADMRGLFSAKIINCPGVPKNTSEYPQDDHFPGNSENNGDVSFTEDLNKSANSPNTDDKAIMGPVEQREESFYTKIYPNPTQGKINIEFEGRIFGEVEIQLINSMEQIVFTKSGIKENFHIDIAHLPKGIYYLVGNFGENSISEKIILE